A genomic region of Conger conger chromosome 6, fConCon1.1, whole genome shotgun sequence contains the following coding sequences:
- the LOC133130415 gene encoding LOW QUALITY PROTEIN: sodium-dependent phosphate transport protein 2B-like (The sequence of the model RefSeq protein was modified relative to this genomic sequence to represent the inferred CDS: inserted 1 base in 1 codon) translates to MRDRQMAPRPEMKDQLTEPEERESPNSTNDGTAVIKDPQILSAVSTVTLIQTDPPQLQPEDPWDIPELQDTGTPWAELDCGGKALRILVSXAKLLLLVGFLYLFVCSLDILSSAFQLVGGKAAGDIFQENSVLSNPLAGLVIGVLVTLLVQSSSTSSSIVVSMVSSGLLQVRSAVPIIMGTNIGTSVTNTIVAMTQAGDRSQFRRAFAGATVHDFFNWLSVLVMLPLEVASGFLYHLSKIMVDSLHIESGEDAPDLLNVITDPVTNSIIQLDETVIGGIATGDPTAKNKSLIKIWCKTQTNTTEMNVTVPGIEDCTSSALCWVSGNITWTLKNVSLTINLEKCQHLFVNSGLPDLAVGLILLALSLVTLCTCLILVVKMLNSMLQGQVAMVIKKIINTDFPFPLGWLTGYLAILVGAGMTFVVQSSSVFTSAITPLVGIGVISIERAYPLSLGSNIGTTTTAVLAAMASPGDTLANSLQIAMVHFLFNVLGILLWYPVPVMRVPIRLAKALGACTAQYRWFAGVYILLCFFLLPLLVFGLSLAGWEVLVGVGVPIVVLLLLVVAVNLLQSRRPQLLPAALRSWGFLPVWLRSLEPWDSLVSSCVCACCHCDDAEKQPARDLEMYDNPALSPETETTPDQKGPDKATSL, encoded by the exons ATGCGGGACAG ACAGATGGCCCCTCGCCCTGAAATGAAGGACCAACTGACAGAGcccgaagagagagagagcccaaaCTCTaccaatg ATGGCACTGCAGTCATTAAGGATCCTCAGATCCTCTCTGCTGTCTCCACTGTGACTCTGATCCAGACCGACCCCCCCCAACTCCAGCCTGAAGACCCCTGGGACATCCCGGAGCTGCAGGACACTGGGACCCCCTGGGCAG AGCTGGACTGCGGTGGAAAGGCTCTGAGGATCCTGGTCT GGGCAAAGCTCCTCCTGCTGGTCGGGTTCCTATATCTGTTTGTCTGCTCTTTGGATATCCTGAGCTCAGCGTTCCAACTGGTGggag gtaAGGCTGCAGGGGACATTTTCCAGGAGAACTCGGTGCTGTCAAACCCTCTGGCTGGGCTGGTGATTGGGGTGCTGGTCACCCTACTGGTGCAGAGCTCCAGCACATCCAGCTCTATCGTGGTCAGCATGGTGTCCTCAGGAT tgCTTCAGGTCCGGTCTGCAGTCCCCATCATCATGGGGACCAATATCGGCACGTCCGTCACAAACACCATTGTGGCCATGACACAGGCCGGGGACCGCAGCCAGTTCCGCAG GGCATTTGCTGGGGCCACAGTCCATGACTTCTTTAACTGGCTATCAGTCCTGGTCATGCTGCCCTTAGAGGTGGCGTCGGGGTTCCTGTACCACCTGTCCAAGATCATGGTGGACTCACTGCACATCGAGAGCGGAGAGGATGCCCCCGACCTCCTGAACGTCATCACCGACCCCGTAACCAACTCTATCATCCAG CTGGATGAAACCGTCATTGGTGGAATCGCTACGGGAGACCCAACTGCTAAAAATAAGAGCCTCATTAAGATCTGGTGCaaaacacagaccaacaca ACAGAGATGAACGTGACTGTCCCTGGGATAGAAGACTGTACGTCTAGCGCCCTCTGCTGGGTCAGTGGAAATATAACATGGACCCTGAAGAATGTGTCCTTGACAATCAACTTAGAGAAAT GTCAGCACCTCTTTGTGAATAGTGGGCTGCCAGACCTGGCTGTTGGGCTGATCCTGCTGGCCCTGTCCCTGGTCACACTCTGCACCTGCCTCATCCTGGTGGTCAAGATGCTCAACTCCATGCTGCAGGGCCAGGTGGCCATGGTCATCAAGAAGATCATTAACACAG ACTTCCCTTTCCCGCTGGGCTGGCTGACGGGGTACCTGGCCATCCTGGTGGGAGCGGGGATGACGTTTGTGGTGCAGAGCAGCTCCGTCTTCACCTCCGCCATCACTCCCCTGGTCG gcATCGGAGTGATCAGCATTGAGAGGGCttatcctctctctctgggctccAACATcggcaccaccaccaccgccgtGCTGGCTGCCATGGCCAGCCCTGGAGACACACTGGCCAACTCACTGCAG ATTGCCATGGTGCACTTCCTGTTTAATGTTCTGGGCATCCTGCTGTGGTACCCAGTGCCGGTGATGCGGGTGCCCATCCGCCTGGCGAAGGCCCTGGGTGCGTGCACAGCCCAGTACCGCTGGTTCGCCGGCGTCTACATCCTGCTGTGCTTCTTCCTGCTGCCGCTGCTGGTGTTTGGCCTGTCGCTGGCCGGCTGGGAGGTCCTGGTGGGGGTGGGCGTGCCCATCGTCGTGCTCCTGCTGCTGGTTGTCGCGGTGAACCTGCTGCAGTCACGACGCCCACAGCTCCTCCCCGCCGCTCTGCGCAGCTGGGGCTTCCTCCCCGTCTGGCTGCGCTCACTCGAACCCTGGGACAGCCTCGTCAGCAGCTGCGTCTGCGCCTGCTGTCACTGTGACGACGCGGAGAAGCAGCCTGCGCGCGATCTGGAGATGTATGACAACCCAGCGCTCAGCCCTGAGACCGAGACCACCCCCGACCAGAAGGGCCCCGACAAAGCAACATCCCTGTAA